In Mytilus edulis chromosome 6, xbMytEdul2.2, whole genome shotgun sequence, the following proteins share a genomic window:
- the LOC139527921 gene encoding endonuclease domain-containing 1 protein-like, whose translation MMKVFGTVVIFLSFNFVKLEVSPNFTKCIDEFFYQKTAPMLKGLVGSTQICQRLGNQYYYATEYDTTNRIPYYSAYTLSFDKCGSRYNGWFVEPQLANQINPSMVQINKANNNIATFGGKQAVDVDYTGSGFDRGHLNPQLYHCETNDSRKSTNTLTNIAPQVRSFNQGIWNKFENTLYNISKKYCNFVGARRYYITGVLPSNSRSISNGRVNVPDHYWTAVCCDSSGANGALRNEGWSAGFVGENVENSSIFIYSIQNFLPTTSTTLFADYKDQNGYTVKNCLFNQHKADNIINEIASTDDRFIKEKTSLFARVCKYIYNGACSFYNRVFG comes from the coding sequence ATGATGAAAGTATTTGGAACCGTTGTCATTTTCCTatcttttaattttgtaaaactagaAGTATCgccaaattttacaaaatgtattgatGAGTTTTTCTACCAGAAGACTGCACCAATGTTGAAAGGACTGGTCGGATCAACTCAAATCTGTCAACGACTTGGTAACCAATATTATTACGCTACTGAATATGACACAACAAACAGAATTCCGTACTATAGCGCATACACATTGTCGTTTGATAAGTGCGGCAGTCGCTATAATGGTTGGTTTGTTGAGCCTCAACTAGCAAATCAAATAAATCCAAGTATGGTACAAATCAACAAAGCAAACAACAATATAGCAACATTCGGGGGAAAACAAGCAGTAGATGTCGACTATACAGGTAGCGGTTTTGATAGGGGACATTTAAATCCACAGCTATACCATTGCGAAACTAACGATAGTAGAAAATCGACAAATACTTTAACTAATATTGCACCTCAAGTCCGTTCATTTAATCAAGGAATATGGAATAAATTTGAAAACACTCTCTATAACATCTCAAAAAAGTATTGTAATTTTGTAGGAGCAAGACGTTATTATATTACAGGCGTCTTACCGAGCAATTCTAGGTCCATAAGTAATGGAAGAGTGAATGTACCTGATCACTACTGGACAGCCGTATGCTGCGATTCCTCAGGTGCAAATGGCGCCCTCCGTAATGAGGGATGGTCTGCAGGATTTGTAGGCGAAAACGTTGAAAACTCCTCAATATTTATCTACTCAATACAGAATTTTTTACCAACCACCTCAACTACACTGTTTGCAGATTATAAAGATCAAAATGGATATACAGTGAAAAACTGTCTGTTCAACCAGCATAAAGCAGACAATATTATTAACGAGATTGCCAGTACCGACGATCGCTTTATTAAAGAGAAGACTTCTTTGTTTGCTCGTGtatgtaaatatatttacaatGGAGCGTGTTCCTTTTATAATAGGGTGTTTGGATAA